A segment of the Serratia fonticola genome:
TCTTATTTGTCCCGTCTGCGCAGACTCCGTATCAATATTGTTAACAATATTGGGCGCATAAGGGGATGGAATGAACTTTCAACAATTAAAAATCATTCGTGAGTCAGCACGTTGCAACTACAACCTGACTGACGTTGCTAATGCCTTATTTACCTCACAATCCGGCGTCAGTCGCCATATTCGCGAGCTGGAGGAGGAACTGGGTATTGAGATATTTATCCGTCGTGGGAAGCGGCTATTAGGGATGACCGAACCGGGTAAAGAGTTGCTGGTGGTGGCCGAACGTATCCTTAATGACGCTAATAACATTCGTCGTCTGGCCGATGTGTTCAGCAACAATGATGCAGGCCAATTGCATATTGCTACCACGCATACTCAGGCGCGTTATAGCCTGCCTGGAGTGATAAAAGAGTTTCGTGCTTTATACCCGCGGGTGCGTGTGGTGCTTAACCAGGGGAGTCCAGAAGAGATTGCCGCGATGCTGGCGGCTGGCGAGGCAGATATAGGCATTGCCAGTGAACGGTTGATGAGTGAAGAATCGCTGGCGGCCTTTCCTTATTATCGTTGGAATCACGCTATCCTGGTACCCGAGGGGCATGAGCTGACTCGTCAACCCTTAGTGACGCTGGAGATGCTCAGTACCCTGCCGTTAATTACCTATCGGCAAGGGATTACCGGGCGCTCACGGCTAGATGCGGCGTTCAGAACCGCAGGGCTAACGCCGGATATTGCGCTGAGTGCTCAGGATTCTGACGTGATAAAAACCTATGTGGCATTAGGGTTGGGTGTGGGTATCCTGGCGGATATGTCTTTCGAAAAAGAGCGCGACAGCGGGCTGGTCTGCCTTAATGCCGAACATCTTTTCGAGCCCAATACCGTTTGGCTAGGGCTGAAGCGCAGTCAGTTACAACGTAACTATACCTGGCAGTTTATCCAGCTGTGTAATCCAACCTTGTCACTTACGGAGATCAAAGAAAAAGTGTTCTCTGCGCAGTTGGAACCGGCAATCGATTATCAGATTTGATCCTCCAACATCTGGCGAGGGCAGAGGGTGCATGATTGATGTGCAATGAGATGGCGCTTGTCTTGGTTGTGAGATAGCCGTTTTGGAAATTCATAAGTCCGCAGACTGACATGTTAACGGCTTGCTATTTACTGCGATGATTTATTGAAAGGCGTCCGTTCAGCATGTTTGCCTCTATGGTGGAAAGTACTGTTCGGACGTCTTTTTTGTGCGCCGTTATTACTGACCGAAACGGCCGATAATCCCTGCACCCGCTTTGGCGTGACCTTTCAGTTTATCCAGCAACTGTTCGCGGGTCAGGCCTGGACTAAGCGCATTGGCCGGTAGGTCGGTAGCGATCAGTATAAAGGTGTAATGGTGATAGCCTGAACCCGCTGGCGGGCAGGGGCCATGGTAAGCGGCCGTACCCGGTGAGTTTTTTCCACCGATAAATCCTTTCCCCTTGCTCAGGTCTCCCTCGGCAAAACCGCTGGCTGAGGCTGGAATTCCATAGGCAACCAGATGGCTAACCCCAAGTCCGTTGCGTCCTTCCGGATCGTGAACCAGCAAGGCAAAGCTTTTGGTATCGTCGGGCGCATTCTGCCAATTCAATGGAGGAGAGATATTTTCACCGGTACAATTCGCATTGCCCGGCGTGGCTCCGGCGTATTTTTGTGCCAGCAGACCATTGTCTTGAAATGCCGGTGAGGTGAGAGTAAAGGTTCCAGCGGCCTGAGCGGCCAAGGGCAAAGAACTCACTAGCAACGCACTGCTTAATAGCAGAACAGGTAATCGACGTTCCATCCTATAGTCTCCTGTACAATGAATAGCCAAAGCATAGCGGTGCCACCGATGCGATGCCACAACAAGCGTAGAACTATTTGGCTATAACAGTGCAGGGGGCATGTAGCTCATTAGTGGTAGAGTGTTGGTGAAATAAAGTGAATTTTTATGAAAGCAGGCGATTTTAGAAGGTGAGAAACTGCCCAGAAAACCTGCTGTGGTGATGGATATTACGGGTTTATCTGATGGTTTTGCTGCTCAAGTCGCTTAAGCTGTCCAATCGCGTCGCACCGGGGGGTATGAGGGGGGATTTGCAACCAGGAATGGGGCAGCCCAAAAAGGTGAGTTTGCCAAAGGCAGAGAAGATGATAGGCCAAAGAGGCTAATGACAACGGTTATCCATAAAACAATTTTACAGTTTTTATCTGGCGCACGTTTCCTTGGGGCGTGTGTTTTGCCCGTAATCATGTTCGATGCTTTGGCGCAATCACCTCCGGTGGCAGAAAGCGTGACCCAAGAGCAGGAAGAACCGGAGCAAGCGCTGCCGGATCTGGGCAGCGATGCGGTTAACGATGCCGAACGGGAAAAAGAATGGGCAACGATGGCAAAAAAGCTGGGGGAACGTAATCTCAACCAGGTCTCCAGCGAGCAAGCGCGTGCCGGTGCGGAAAATTATCTGATCAATCAGGCAAGCTCAGCTTTACAGCAGCAGACGGAAGCGTTGCTTTCACCTTTGGGCACCGCCAAATTGGCTCTGCAAGTCTCAAACCGAGGGGATTTCACCGGTAGTAGCGGTCAATTGTTCAGCCCATTGTATGATGTCGATGGTCTGTTGACCTACAGCCAACTGGGGTATAAGCAACAAGCTGATGGTTCACAAAGTAACATTGGCTTGGGGCAACGTTGGATCGTGGGGGACTGGTTACTGGGATATAACTCCGTGCTCGACAGCGATTTTCATCAGCGCAATCGTGCTAGCGTGGGGGCTGAAGCCTGGGGAGACTATCTGCGTTTTTCGGCTAACTATTACTACCCTTTGTCGGCGTTAGCACAACAGCCGAATGATGGCGTGTTCCTCAGCCGTCCGGCGCGAGGTTATGACATTACCACTCAGGGATACTTGCCTTTTTATCGTCAGCTAGGCGCCTCTCTCAGCTTTGAGCAATACCGAGGTGAAAACGTCGATTTATTGGGTTCTGGCAAAAAACAGAGCGATCCTCGCGCGATGCAGTTGGGAGTGAACTATACGCCGGTGCCATTGGTGACGGTAAAAGCGCAACATAAGCTGGAGGAAGGGGGCGAAAGTCAGGACTCGGTAGAACTGGCGTTGAGTTACCGGCTGGGTGTGCCGTTGGTTAAACAGGTCTCGCCGCACTATGTCACGCAGGCTAAATCGTTACGCGGTAGCCGTTATGACAGCATCGAGCGGAAAAATGTGCCGGTGTTGGAGTTCCGCCAGCGTAAAACCTTACAGGTATTCTTAGCGACGCCGCCATGGAGTCTGAATGGCGGCGAAACGCTGCCGCTGGTGCTGGAAATCAAAGCCAGTCACAAGATCGTCGCTGTCAGTTGGCAGGGGGATACACAGGCGGTGAGTTTGACTCCCCCGTCAAACCCTAACGACCCGCAGGGCTGGAGCCTGATTGTGCCGCAGTGGGATGATGATCCAGAAGCCATCAACCACTACCAGCTATCAGTCACGTTAGAAGATGAAAAACAGCAGAAGGTAACCTCCAATTGGATCACCTTACAGGTGGCTGCTCCATTGAGTTTGTCTTCAGGAGAGGATATTGAGCTGCCGCCGGTTCAAATTTTGCAGCCGCCGCCGATCCCGGCAGAGACTGGGCCTCTGTATCTGTCCGGTGATTAGGTGTGGTTCTTTCCCTGCGTGTTCTCTGTATTTATTGATCATCCAGTACAGGTCTTGCATTTTATTCTTACCCTCTGAAAATTAAGCGCCTGTTTTTATCCTCTTAACTTTAGAGATAAGTTCCTGTCAGTGGAATAATGGCGTGGTTTAGGTAATAATCCTAATCAATCCCTTGTAGATGAGGGCGTTCATGTTGTTGCTATTTACTCACCTTCCCTCTACTTTCATCGCTATAAAAAATACAGACACATTGGAATGGGATTACTCTTGAATTCTTTTATTAAGCTTGCGTTAAAATAAGCAATAGGATTGGGTCTAAATCATGTGTGAAGATGAGTTTTTCACCATTTCATGTGGCGTTAAAAATAAAATTTAATTATTTTTTTGTTTTATATCAATGTGTTGAATTGCTGCATGCTTCGCATCCCTATAGGCGAGGTGGTGGTTCGATACTCCTTTCTCTTTAAATTGTGAGCATTATTTGTGCAAGGGATGTGGTAGTGTAGAAATGAAATCTCTCTTTTTTTAAAAGTAAAATCTTAACTAATTGCTGTTATCTGAGTTTGGATTTAATACCTTGAACATTTTTTCATATTTCTATACAAAGAGTGCTGGAAGGGCTCGTAAAGGAAATGAAAAGTGAAGACGAAGATTGAGAAAGGAATAAAGATCAGGAATCTCGACGTTCTGATACCCTCCAGGAAAAAGTCCAGATTGCGTTGGAAAGAGTATCAAATACTTTCTCTATTGGTTGCCAAATCACCTGAACTGGTGAGCCGTTCGGAAATTATAGAAAATATTTGGAAAGGGACCTATTGTTCAGACTCGACGATAAATCAGACAATTAAGTCTATTCGTCAGAAAATCGGCGATACTGAACATACACTTATCAGAACGATTCCTCGTTTAGGGTATAAGGTAGAGAATAAAGCCGTTTTTCACTTTATTTCGGAAGCGGATGTATTTATTCCTGATGACGTGTTGCTACAGGGCGGAATTCCAGAGGGGTATATTCAAGAGGAATTGTCTGAAAAAAACATCGAAGATGAAAAAACAGGAATACCTATCGATACTGAAAGTGAGACGGTAGAGAATGTGGCTGAATTAGAAGCCTATGCCTCATTAGACACGCTGCCAATCCAAACAGAGGTGCTCAATAGCAAGAAAGCTGCGGCGGCACCTTTGACCCGAGCAATGAAATACCTGACGATTTTCGTTTCGGTTCTGGCTATCTCATATTTATCTTACTTACTCGGCAGCAGAACACAACCTGTGGCATCGTATGAACTGTCAGGTAATCCCCGTTTAGTGCTTTCTTTAACATTAAACAATCCAACAAATGCCAAACCACAGACGCTGATTTGCCTATATCAGCAAGACAATGCCAAGGAGATGCGGATTGAATGTTCTGCGCCAAAGGAGGAACTCCCTAAGAATCACGTGAAATATCGGTCTCAAGATGCGCAAAGTAACGGAAATATCCTGGATGCCAGTAAACTTACACGCTATCAGAGAAATAATGAAAGTAAGGGTGATTCAGCTAAGCGATTTCACTTTTAACCATAATGTTACCTTCAAAACATAATGTTATTTCATTATTTGTTATTTGAAAGCTGAAGGTGAAGTGCCCAGTCTGGTTATTACTCTTTACCGCCTGTTTCGGAAATGGCGTAAGAAAGTGGAAGTAAAAGTAAAGAGAATACATGGGAAAACCTGACTGAGTGATAATTATGGATAAACGTAAAGTAGCTATTATCGGCGGCTCCGGCTTTATTGGTACACGTCTGGTTAAGCGTTTGAGTCAGCGTCGTGATTTGACATTGCGCATCATTGATATCAGAGAAAGCCAACATTTTCCGCAGTGGTACCAGTATGGCGACGTCACTCAACCGGAAAGCCTGCTGCAAGCTCTGGCAGGTTGCGATGCCGTGATAAATCTGGCTGCCGAACATCAAGATAATGTTGAGCCCATCTCGCGTTATTATCAGGTCAATGTAGAGGGGGCTCGCCACCTTTGCATGGCCGCGACAGAGTTGGCAATAAAGCAGATTATTTTTACTTCGTCGGTGGCTGTTTATGGCTTTGTGGATCAGGAAACCGACGAAGAAGGCCATTTTGCCCCTTTCAACCATTATGGAAAATCGAAGCTAGAGGCAGAATATGTCTATGAGGCTTGGCGCCATGCCCGCGAGGGCAATAAACTGACGATCATTCGCCCGACAGTGGTTTTTGGTGAAGGGAATCGTGGCAATGTTTATAACCTGTTCCATCAGATTGCCAGTGGCCGTTTTGTGATGGTTGGTGATGGTAATAATATGAAGTCAATGGCCTATGTTGAAAATATCGCCGCCCGCCTGGAATATGCCCTTGATCAGCAAGCCGACTATCAGGTCAGCAACTATGTCGATAAGCCTGACTTCACTATGAATCAGTTAATTGGCGTAATTTCCACGTCGCTGGGGCGGAAAAATAAGACCATTCGCATTCCTTATGCATTAGGAATGTGCGGTGCCGCAGTGTTTGATCTTGCCAGTAAAATAAGTCGCCGAAAATTCCCTATTAGCCGTGTCAGGGTACAAAAGTTCTGTGCCAGAACTCAATTTAAAACCAAAGTAACACATAACTTTGTGCCCCCTGTCGATCTCAATCTGGCAATTGAGAAAACGGTGAAATATGAATTTCACTCGCGCTAAGTCAGCCTGATAAAACCGCGATGACCTACGCACTATCTTTTAGATGATGGCGTTGCATACGGCGTATTTCTTCCTGAGGAACCCATGCTATATCAACTGAGTGTGATATTAATTTTGGCGTTATTACTGCTGGCGGTAATGCGTCGGGTGGCACTCGCCATCGGGCTGGTTGATAAACCCAACGCCCGTAAACAACACAGCGGGAGTATTCCCCTTGCCGGTGGTATTGCTCTGTATCTTACGGTGGCACTGTTTACGCTGTGGCAGCCAGCGTGGTTACCCCACAGCGAGGCGTATTTGTTGTGTATCAGTGTGCTGGTCGCTATGGGGGCGGTGGATGATGCGTTCGATCTGCCGGTTATCCCACGTATTTGTGTTCAGGGGGCGATCGCGCTTGTGATGATGCTGGCTGCTGGGTTGCGGCTTCATACCCTCGGCTATCTGGGGGGCAATGAGGAATGGCAGTTAGGAGGGCTGTCACTGTGGGTGACGCCGTTGGCGGTCTGGGGCGCTATCAATGCATTCAATATGATTGATGGTATCGACGGCCAACTGGCGGTGCTGTCATCCATCGCATTCGCTGGGTTGGCGCTTCTGTTTACCCAAGGTCAGAAGACCGGGCTGACCCTGGGCTGCCTGGGAATGATTGCTGCTTTAACCGCTTTTCTGCTGTTCAACCTTGGGCTACTGGGGGCGACCAGCAAAATCTTCATGGGGGATGCTGGCAGCATGATGATCGGGCTGACCGTGCTGTGGCTGTCGCTCGTGGCGACACAGGAATCGCGGGCGGTAGCGCGCCCGATAACGGTGCTGTGGCTGATCGCTGTCCCATTAATGGATATGGTTCGCGTCTCTTTGTGTCGTTTGCTGCGGCGACAGAGTCCGTTCAGCGCGGGGCGAGATCATTTGCATCACATCCTGATGCGTCGTGGTCTCAGCTCTCTCCAGGCATTAGGGATGAGTAGTTTGCTGGCGATGCTGATGGCCGCAGTGGGCGTTATCAGTGAAGTGCTGCTGCTGCCGGAGTCCCTGATGTTGCTGGCATTCCTGTTGTGCTTTAGCGCGTATTTCGCCCTGATGCGTGAACCCCGGCAGAACCTGGCTTATACCGAGCAACATTCCGTCGATCGTTAATAAGGACTCAGGCTGCCTGTTAGCCTGTTATTTCGCGTAACGTCATGCGCGTCAAGGAAAGGAAAACATGAAAAACGGTGTGATGCCGATAGTACTGGCAGAGCAGGATGAGAAACTTGACTGGGAACGGTTGATTGGGCCGCTATGGGACAACCGCTGGCGCATCGTCTTGGTCACCGGGATGGCCGCGGTGCTCGGCATCGCTTATGCCCTGTTGGCAACGCCGATTTATCAGGCGACTACGTTGGTGCAGGTTGAACAACCGAATAACAGCGCCGCTCTGTTGCAGGATTCGTTGGCAACCGTTATCGGCCAGGCACCGCTCACTCAGGATGAAACCGCATTGGCGACATCGCGTTACGTGATGGGGAAATCCGTGGACGCACTCGGGTTGGTCGTGCGCGTTGAGGCGGACTATTTCCCGCTGGTGGGCAAGGGGATTGCCCGCCTGCGAGGTGAAACGCCGCCATTGCTGACCATCTCCTCGTTAACGGTGCCGGACGTCATGTTGGGCGAAAAACTGACGTTGAAGGTGCTGGAACGCCAGCGTTTCAGCCTGAACGTGGGCGAAAGCGTGTTGTTGACCGGTAACGTCGGGCAGCCCCAGCAGCAAGGCGGCTGGGGTATTCAGGTCAGTAAACTGGAGGCCGAACCGGGCACGACCTTTAGCGTCGTCAAAGTGGCTCGACAGACGGCGGTCGACGACCTGCGTAAAAACCTGGAGATTGTATCGGGTGGCAAAGACAGCGGAATGTTGACCTTCCGGCTGGACAGTGAAGACCCTCAATTGGCGCAGGCATTGCTGCTGAACATTACCAAAAATTATCTGCAGCAGAACATCGATCGGAAGACCGAGGAAGCTGAGCGCACGCTGGCATTTTTGCAGCAACAATTGCCGCAGATACAGTCCAGGCTGACCCATGCCGAGAATCAGTTGAACCTGTTTCGCCAGCAGAATGATTCGGTGGATTTATCACTGGAGGCGAAATCGGTGCTGGATACCTTGGTGCAGCTAGAAGCACAACTTAATGAATTGACCTTCAAAGAAGCGGAAATCTCCAAACTCTATACCCGCGAACACCCGGCTTATCGTGCGTTGCTGGAAAAGCGTAGCGCGTTGGAAAGCGAGAAAATTCGCCTTGGGCGGCAAGTACAAATGTTGCCTAAGACCCAACAGGAGATCCTGCGCATGACGCGCGACGTTCAGGTGGATCAACAGGTCTATCTGCAACTGATGAACAAGCAACAGGAAGTCAGCATTATCAAGGCGGGGACCGTGGGAAATATCCGTATTGTCGATCGGGCGGAAACCACCTTGAAGCCGGTAAAACCGCAGAAAATGTTGATTGTGATCCTGGCGGTACTGATGGGCAGCGTGCTTTCGATAGCGGCGGTGTTGCTGCGTACGGCATTCCATCGCGGTATTAACGGCAGTGATGTACTGGAAAAACACGGCATCAATGTTTATGCCACCGTGCCGTTATCGCTATGGCAACAAAGACGTAACCGCGTACAGCAGCGGCAGTTGATGAAAAATCGCGGGGGGGCGCTACCTGTCTTGGCATTGGAAGCCCCGGGAGATTTGGCGGTCGAAGCCTTCCGCAGCCTGCGAACCAGCCTGCATTTTGCGAAGTTGACAGCAAAAAACAACATCCTGCTGGTCTCCGGTGCCAGCCCGGCCAGCGGCAAAAGCTTTACCAGCATCAATCTGGCCATTGTGCTTGCGCAGGCAGGGCAGCGGGTACTGTTGATCGACGGAGACATGCGTAAAGGGTTCTTACACCGTTGGTTTAATCGCAGTAGTAAAGCCGGTCTCTCCGACATGCTGGCCGGTCAGATCTCACTGGAAGAGGCGATTAAAGCGACGGAAATTGCCAACCTTGATTTTGTCCCGCGTGGGCAGGTGCCACCCAATCCATCGGAACTGTTGATGCATCACCGCTTGGGCGATTTGCTCACCGGGGTGGGGCAGCACTACGATCTGGTGCTGATTGATACCCCTCCGGTGTTGGCGGTGACCGATGCGGCCGTGATCGGGCATCATGCCGGGATGGTGTTGATGGTGGTACGTTTTGCCGTCAATACCCTCAGCCAGATTGAGGCCAGCATACGGCGTTTTGAACAAAACGGCGTGACTATCAATGGGGTTATCCTCAATGGCGTATTGAAAAATACCGCCAATGAAACCGGCTATTACCCGTTCGCATATCCAAGCCACCATGAATCACCCCAGGAGCAGTAAGGCATGAGGACGGTCGTCATCAATGCCCTGTGGTTGATGCTGGAGAGGGTTTCTCTCAGCCTTTCGGGGATTTTTGTTGCGATCTACGTCGCGCGTTACCTGGGGCCTGCGCAGTTCGGTACGCTCAACTATCTGTTGGCGACCCTGGCGATAGTGGTGCCTCTGGTGCAGTTGGGGGCTGACAGCGTGCTCTTCAATCGCGTGGCCCGACGGCCAGAGAGCGGTATCCGATTGATGCTGGCCTCGATCCCTCTGCGGCGGCGGTTATTCCTGTTGGCGGGGTTCCCCTTATTAGCCTGGAACCTCTATAGCCAGCCGTTGGCGATAGGGCTGATGACGCTGATATTGCTGGTGAGCACTTATTTTTCTGTTCAGGATGTTTACAAGATTTACTACGACGCCCGGCTGCAGTCGAAGCGTAATACGCTGATTAACAATCTGGCGTTGCTGTTGTCTATTTTCTGTCGGCTCGGGTTGGTCAGCGCATCGTTACCGCTGATGTGGTTTGCCGTGCCTTATCTTATCAGTAGTGCTCTGCCTTATCTGGTTCGTCGTTGGCTGTTTCAGCGTGAGCAGCCGGTGTTGCCTGCAGTTTCACGACGTAGCGCCAGCCGTTACGGTCATTATTTACTGAGCGTTGGGCTACCTTTGGCGATCTCCAGCCTGTCTATCGTGATCTATACCCGCATCGACCAGATTATGCTCGGTAATCTGCTGGATGACCGAGCTGTTGGCTGGTATAGCGCAGCTACGACGCTCAGCCAGGGATGGGTATTTGTACCCATGGCCTTGATTACCTCGTTGATGCCGGGCATTGCCGGTTGCCGGGAGCGACAGGAACAGGAATACCGTATCCGGGTGCTTTACGTGGTGGTGTTGGTGCTGGCAATGCCAGTGCTATTGGCAACGGCGTGGCTTTCCAGGCCGATTATCGGCTTGCTTTATGGGGCCGCTTATCACAACGCGGCTGAGATCCTGATGATTTGTACGCTGACCTCGCTGTTTTCGGTATTGGGCACGGTGTCATATCGCAGCATAGTGTTATTGGCAGGCTACCGTTTTATCGCCATCAAGATGCCGTTGGTCGCCTTGGCCAATGTGCTGATGAATCTGGTACTGATCCCGCGTTACGGCTTGGGCGGCGCGGCAATATCTACCTTGCTGGCCGAGTTCTTGTCATTTTTCGTTCTGAACAGTTTCTTTCGCGGCGGGAAAATTACCTGGCTGCAACTGACTTGTTTCACCTGTCTGCCCCGTCTTATCAGCAAGCTAAGGAGAGAGCATGTTAAACCGGCTGGTTAAAGGCATTTACAAGCGTTTGCCTGATGCGCTGCATCATCAAGTGAAATATGCCTTGTTCTTCAAGAGGGTTCCCCATTTGGCACACCCTTCCGGATTCAGCGAAAAGATCATGCGTCGCAAGGTCTATCCACGCAGCATCTACACCACGCTGTCAGACAAATACAAAGTACGTGAGTTTATTGCCGGTTTGTGGGGGGAAAAGTACCTGGTGGAACTGTATGCCCATGGTAAGGAGCTGAGTTACGAGCTCTTCAGTGAGCTGCCAGAATCCTTTGTGCTGAAAGCCAATCATGGTAGTGGCTACAACAAGCTGGTGTTTGATAAAAGCCAGGTCAGCTATGCCGAGCTGTATGACCTTTCCTGCGCGTGGTTAAACAGTAATTTCTACGAGCAGAGCCGAGAGAAGCACTATCAGGGGATTGAACCGTGCATCATGGCAGAACGCCTGTTACTGGATAACGGCGAAGTGCCCAATGACATCAAATTCCACTGTTTTAACCGTGACGGAGAAATCCGCATGTTTATTCAGGTGGACTATCAACGTTTCAGCTCTCACCGGCGTGACATCTTTGACATCCATTGGAATCGAACGGAAATCCGTCTGGAATTGCCAAATGCAGATATACCGGCTGAACGTCCAAGCCAGCTGGCAGAGATGATCATGCTGGCGACCAAAGTGGCGGAGCAGTTTCCCTATGTGCGGGTGGATTTTTACCAGATAGCGGAACGGGTGTATTTCGGTGAACTGACGTTTACACCCGGAGCAGGTTTGACGCGGTTATTGCCAAAGAATATCGAACAGGAATGGGGCAGTTATTTTACTGAGTAATCACCTATGCAGAAGATCCCCTCGCAGCAGATAGCCATTTTCGAAATGCCTTTGCAACCAGCACAAAATCGTGTGATTACCGCAGTGGTTTTCACCTTCTTACTGCTGTTTTTTTGCAAGACCTTTCTGACCTCCGGTGCATTTAACGCTGCGCTGATTAGTCAGTTTGTGATGGTCTTTAATGGGATATTACTGTTGTATATCGGTTATGCCCTGATGATTGCAAAACTGCGGGAAAAAATCGTGTTAGCCGTGGTGATGCTGTTATTTATGCTTAATTTGGCCAGTGGCCACGGTGATTACCTTTTTGGTGTGGTTTACAGTATTTCATTTCTCATCTTGTTCAGGCACATGGGATTTGTGCGTGGAGGGCAGCTGTTTGTTGCCGCTTATTTCAGCGCGGTGCTATTCGTCGCGGTTCCCTATATTTTGTACACCGACAGTTTTGTCTATCTGGATGAACGTTATGGCAATCGCTTAACGTTGGGGTTTGAAAACCCCAATACGTTGGCCTATTACCTGTTCTCGTTATTTGCCATGCTGCTTTGCTTGCTGGACCGTGCAACAATTAGCCTGGGTGTGAAGAATTGCGCAGCGTTGTTTTTTGCTTGCCTGGTGCTACCGCTGCTGTTCTATACCTATTCGCGCACCTATCTGGTGTTGGCTTGCCTGTTATTGGTTTTGTTTTGGCTTGCGCCGTTATTACGTTTCACTCCTGGCCGCACCGCGTGCGGGCTTCTTTTGTGCATGGCATTGGCCATGCAGTTCATCAGCGTGGGGTTATGGGGAACCTATCCACTTCTGGACGCATGGCTTAATCAGATACTGACTGGCCGTATCTGGTTTTCCTGGCAGATGTATCAGGCTCAAGGTTTGCCTCATCTTCTCTTTGGGCAGAATATAGAATCCTATAAACCGATAGACTTTTTCTATTTTGCATTTTTTTATTCTGGCGGTGTTCTGGTTTCGCTATTGTTATTATTTTGCTATTGCAAACTGCTGCGAAATGTGGTTTTTCTCAGCCGCTTTATGCGTTGGGTTATAGCCGTTTTTTTATTGACCACCTTGACCGAGACGTATTTTATGGTGCCTGTTTTTAATATTTCTCTGTTATTGCTGTATCAGGTTAAAGGTTTGTATAAACCAAAATAGTGAGGTAAGAAATGGACTTCTCAATTGTCATTCCGATCTATAACAGTGCCTGTTACCTGGAAAAAAATCTGCTACGCCTTTTCCACGCCTGTTACGGTTTTGATTATCAGATTATCCTGGTAGATGATTGTTCTGCTGACCATGATATAGCGCGCGTCAGGCACATTGTCGCCTGCCATCGGCATCTTTTACTGCATGAAAAGACGCAAAAAAGTAATGCCGCCGCTTCACGTAATATCGGACTCCAGTTGGCAGAGGCGGAGGTTGTATTTTTTCTTGATGCGGATGATTTCTTCACGACGCACTATATTATGCGCCGCCTGCAACGCCATGAAGATCAGAGCATTGATATTATTTTTGGCAATTACGCCGAGGTCAGTGGCGATTCGGTGCGTGATTTTGCCTTCGATTATAAATGCGGTTCAGCGGGAGAGGACTT
Coding sequences within it:
- a CDS encoding polysaccharide biosynthesis tyrosine autokinase, which gives rise to MKNGVMPIVLAEQDEKLDWERLIGPLWDNRWRIVLVTGMAAVLGIAYALLATPIYQATTLVQVEQPNNSAALLQDSLATVIGQAPLTQDETALATSRYVMGKSVDALGLVVRVEADYFPLVGKGIARLRGETPPLLTISSLTVPDVMLGEKLTLKVLERQRFSLNVGESVLLTGNVGQPQQQGGWGIQVSKLEAEPGTTFSVVKVARQTAVDDLRKNLEIVSGGKDSGMLTFRLDSEDPQLAQALLLNITKNYLQQNIDRKTEEAERTLAFLQQQLPQIQSRLTHAENQLNLFRQQNDSVDLSLEAKSVLDTLVQLEAQLNELTFKEAEISKLYTREHPAYRALLEKRSALESEKIRLGRQVQMLPKTQQEILRMTRDVQVDQQVYLQLMNKQQEVSIIKAGTVGNIRIVDRAETTLKPVKPQKMLIVILAVLMGSVLSIAAVLLRTAFHRGINGSDVLEKHGINVYATVPLSLWQQRRNRVQQRQLMKNRGGALPVLALEAPGDLAVEAFRSLRTSLHFAKLTAKNNILLVSGASPASGKSFTSINLAIVLAQAGQRVLLIDGDMRKGFLHRWFNRSSKAGLSDMLAGQISLEEAIKATEIANLDFVPRGQVPPNPSELLMHHRLGDLLTGVGQHYDLVLIDTPPVLAVTDAAVIGHHAGMVLMVVRFAVNTLSQIEASIRRFEQNGVTINGVILNGVLKNTANETGYYPFAYPSHHESPQEQ
- a CDS encoding flippase: MRTVVINALWLMLERVSLSLSGIFVAIYVARYLGPAQFGTLNYLLATLAIVVPLVQLGADSVLFNRVARRPESGIRLMLASIPLRRRLFLLAGFPLLAWNLYSQPLAIGLMTLILLVSTYFSVQDVYKIYYDARLQSKRNTLINNLALLLSIFCRLGLVSASLPLMWFAVPYLISSALPYLVRRWLFQREQPVLPAVSRRSASRYGHYLLSVGLPLAISSLSIVIYTRIDQIMLGNLLDDRAVGWYSAATTLSQGWVFVPMALITSLMPGIAGCRERQEQEYRIRVLYVVVLVLAMPVLLATAWLSRPIIGLLYGAAYHNAAEILMICTLTSLFSVLGTVSYRSIVLLAGYRFIAIKMPLVALANVLMNLVLIPRYGLGGAAISTLLAEFLSFFVLNSFFRGGKITWLQLTCFTCLPRLISKLRREHVKPAG
- a CDS encoding ATP-grasp fold amidoligase family protein, with product MLNRLVKGIYKRLPDALHHQVKYALFFKRVPHLAHPSGFSEKIMRRKVYPRSIYTTLSDKYKVREFIAGLWGEKYLVELYAHGKELSYELFSELPESFVLKANHGSGYNKLVFDKSQVSYAELYDLSCAWLNSNFYEQSREKHYQGIEPCIMAERLLLDNGEVPNDIKFHCFNRDGEIRMFIQVDYQRFSSHRRDIFDIHWNRTEIRLELPNADIPAERPSQLAEMIMLATKVAEQFPYVRVDFYQIAERVYFGELTFTPGAGLTRLLPKNIEQEWGSYFTE